AGGCGGGCGAAGGCAACTTCTACCAAGGCGCGGGCAACGTCTGGCGCAGGCGCTACGGCGGCGACCTGCAGGGGCTCCAACAACAGCTCCCCTATCTGCGAGGGCTCGGCATCAACGCGCTCTACCTCAACCCGATCTTCGAGGCCGAGTCGATGCACAAGTACGACACGGCCGACTACCGACACGTCGACGACAACCTCGGCGTCAAACGCGATACACCCTTCGAAGGCCTCCCCGGTGAGACCGGCGACCCCGACACCTGGCAGTGGACCGGCAGTGATCGCGTTTTCCTCGACTTCCTCGAAGACGCACACAACCAGGGTTTTAGGGTTGTCCTCGATGGCGTGTTCAACCACGTCGGTACCGCTCACCCGTTTTTCCAGGACGTACTCAAGAACGGCCGGGACTCTGACTATGCCGACTGGTTTGCGATCACCGACTGGGGCGACCCTCGGAACTGGGGGAATGCCGACATGCACGGCAAGCCCGGCGGCATCCAGTGGGAGGCCTGGGACCAGCCCAACGGCGCACTCCCAGCGTTCCGCAAAGACGCCGAGCTCGGCCTCGCCCCGGGGCCGCGCCAACACATCTTAGACATTACCACGCGATGGATGGACCCCAACGGCGACGGCGACCCGTCCGACGGTATCGACGGCTGGCGACTCGATGTGCCCAACGATATCCCCCACCCGTTCTGGATCGCCTGGCGCGCCCACGTCAAAGCGATCAACCCCGACGCCTACATCACCGGCGAGATCTGGCAGTGGGCCCACCCCTGGCTGCAGGGCGACCAGTTCGACGCCGTGATGAACTACCGATTCGCCGAGGCCGCAACGGACTTCTTCATCGACCAACGCGACGCGATCACCCCGAGCGAATTCGCCGCCCGGCTCGATGAACTCGCGTATAGCTACCCGCTCGAAGTCGCCTTCGCGCAGCAGAACCTGATGGACAGCCACGACACCGACCGCCTCGCGTCGATGTTCGTCAACCCAGATCGGCCCTACGACGGGCGCAACCGCCTGCAAGACAACGGCCCCGACTATAACCCCCGGAAACCTCACGACGAAGAACGCGCCCGGATGCGGCAACTCGTCGCGTTCCAGATGGCCTTCGTCGGCGCACCAATGATCTACTACGGCGACGAGGCCGGCATGTGGGGCCCCGATGATCCGAGCAACCGGATGCCGATGGTGTGGGAGGACTTGGAGCCGTATGAGGGGGAAGCTGTCGCGTTCGATGCGGAGATGTTCACGTGGTATCAGCGTTGCATCGCGGTGCGGAACAAGGTCCCGGCGTTGCGGACAGGCACGTATCGCACGGTTTTGGTGGACGATGAGGCGGGGGTGTTGGTGTTCGAGCGTGCCCTTGGAGATGAGCGGGTGTACGTGGTGATGAACCGATCACGAAGCGCACGGCGTGTTGTGTTTGCGGTCGACGAGGCGCTGGAGGGGCGGGCATTGGCAGACCTGCTTTCGGGTGGGTTCACGGTGAGAGAGGCCCAAGCGGGCCGGCCCGGATTGCAGTACACACCGACCCGCCGGCACCCGGGTTCTGTCGCGTTGGGACAGTTTGGGTTCCATGCCGATGCCTACAGCACCGCGATTCTGATCGATCCCCAGGCACTGAGCGAGTAAGCCCCGGCTTGGTTACAGTTGTCGCGGTGTGTCTTACGCGGGCTGAAGCCCGCTCCACCATTGTTTGTTTGACCCTGTCTTTTGCCCGCCCGCATGCAATGGATCGCCCGCGCATTTCGATGGACCCTCGGCGTCTTCGCGCTCGGGCTCGTGCTGTGGTCGTTCTACGACGTCGGCTCGCGCACCGTCGCGGACATCACGGGCAGCAACAGTGACGCTGACGTGGTGCTGACCGTGCTGCACTGGGGCACGCCGGAGGAAGAGCAGATCGTCCAGGCGATGATCGATGCGTACATGGCCGAGCACCCGGGCGTCGAGGTCCGGCGGATCCACGCGAATGATTTTGATGCGAAGCTGAAGACGATGCTCGCGGCCGGGACGCCGCCGGACCTGTTTTATCTCCGGCCCGACGATGTCGCCGAGTTTGCCGACACGGGCATGGTGCTGAATCTTGAGGGCTACGTCGCCGCGCAGCGCGATGCAGGCGAGGCCGACTGGCTCGATGCCTTCTACCCGACGCTGATGGATGCTTTTCGTTGGGACGCCAATGCGGGCCGCACCGGCGCTTCCGGCGACCTTGTCGCGATCCCCAAGGACTTTACGCCCGGCGTCATGTACATCAACGCCGACCTCTTCCGCGCGGCAGGGTACACCGACGCCCAGCTCGGAGCGATCCACCGCGACGGCTGGACCTGGGACGAATACCGCACCGCGATGATCGCCATCGACGCGCTCAACGATGACGACGCCTTTGCCGATGGCCAACGCATCTACGGCGGGGTCATCAAGCACTGGCCCGACCCGATGCGCAACTTGTTGTGGACCTTTGGCGGGTCGTTCTTCGGCGATGGCGACAGCGACTTCACCGATGTGCAGACGGACTCGCCCGAGTCGGTCGCGTGCTTGGAGTTCATCCGCCAACTCCGGTTTGAGGACGGCTGCGTGTTCAACGCGTCAGGGATCACCGAGGGCGAGGACGATTTGTTTCGGCGCGGTCGTGTCGGTGCGCTGGGGCCGTATGGCCGGTGGTTTACGCCGCAGATGGCTGAGGTGCCTTTCGAGTGGGATGTCGTACCGATCCCGCACGCCCAGGGCGTCGAGCCGGTGAGTTTCCTTTTCACGGTGGCGTGGGCGGTCAGCGCGCAGACCGCCCACCCGGACGAGGCGGCGGCGCTGCTCAAATCGTTGTGTGGCGAGGCGGGCCAGCAGCGCACCGCGGCGCTCGGCCTCGCGATGCCCGCGATGCAGACAGTGGCCGAGTCCCCGGCGTTTCTCGACACGCCGCACGGCCCCGAGCATATCCACGTCTTTACCGACAGCGCGGCCGACGGCCGACTCCCGCAGTTCCCCCGGCTCAAGCAGTTCAACCGCATCCTCGAAAGCGAG
The sequence above is a segment of the Phycisphaeraceae bacterium D3-23 genome. Coding sequences within it:
- a CDS encoding extracellular solute-binding protein — translated: MQWIARAFRWTLGVFALGLVLWSFYDVGSRTVADITGSNSDADVVLTVLHWGTPEEEQIVQAMIDAYMAEHPGVEVRRIHANDFDAKLKTMLAAGTPPDLFYLRPDDVAEFADTGMVLNLEGYVAAQRDAGEADWLDAFYPTLMDAFRWDANAGRTGASGDLVAIPKDFTPGVMYINADLFRAAGYTDAQLGAIHRDGWTWDEYRTAMIAIDALNDDDAFADGQRIYGGVIKHWPDPMRNLLWTFGGSFFGDGDSDFTDVQTDSPESVACLEFIRQLRFEDGCVFNASGITEGEDDLFRRGRVGALGPYGRWFTPQMAEVPFEWDVVPIPHAQGVEPVSFLFTVAWAVSAQTAHPDEAAALLKSLCGEAGQQRTAALGLAMPAMQTVAESPAFLDTPHGPEHIHVFTDSAADGRLPQFPRLKQFNRILESEMKETLVLDSKTGEEAGRAVEDLWLNELASPLYSTDYGVMPWGRVLGTTGVGLLLALGVFFVLARREKTGKLAAAEERTGWLFISPWVIGFLLFVIGPIVLALLLSLTQWSAMAPLGEARFVGLDNYRHMALYDHDYAHSLWVTVYYTLLAVPLLQAFALGVAVLMNVEVRGIALWRTVFFLPSVVTGVALVTLWIAMFDNERGVINAAISLVGLPAPDWFGKDGPVFAIPAIVLMSLWGVGGGMVIYLAGLKGIPASLYEAARIDGAGRIKQFINITLPMLSPLIFFNVVMGIIGSFQVFTQAYVITSSTGGSNDDLNVYVLNLYRHAFEFHNMGYASALAWVLFVVLVVLTALVFRGSKNMIHYEGLRG
- a CDS encoding alpha-amylase family glycosyl hydrolase, which translates into the protein MFACAAQPNKHAIAQGDASGHTFTYAPAPGRPDARTVHVAGSFNEWSRTTTPMTRGDDGVWRVTVDLPDAVHHYKFVINGDTWVNDPDSDTDHEQPDGHGGVNSAVLIGFDLRDLGEPVTNAIEQRAVFHDPDAPADHTAASADVLVLSVRAQAGDVETAYALISDAATDSALRRVELPLYRTADGLDRFRQVITVFGNAQYRIELVDGDATHTLPGDGGFYHAEMRETIQTPDWAKHAVWYQVFPERFRNGDASNDPDAFWYERIVPWTSDWWDTLPGEQAGEGNFYQGAGNVWRRRYGGDLQGLQQQLPYLRGLGINALYLNPIFEAESMHKYDTADYRHVDDNLGVKRDTPFEGLPGETGDPDTWQWTGSDRVFLDFLEDAHNQGFRVVLDGVFNHVGTAHPFFQDVLKNGRDSDYADWFAITDWGDPRNWGNADMHGKPGGIQWEAWDQPNGALPAFRKDAELGLAPGPRQHILDITTRWMDPNGDGDPSDGIDGWRLDVPNDIPHPFWIAWRAHVKAINPDAYITGEIWQWAHPWLQGDQFDAVMNYRFAEAATDFFIDQRDAITPSEFAARLDELAYSYPLEVAFAQQNLMDSHDTDRLASMFVNPDRPYDGRNRLQDNGPDYNPRKPHDEERARMRQLVAFQMAFVGAPMIYYGDEAGMWGPDDPSNRMPMVWEDLEPYEGEAVAFDAEMFTWYQRCIAVRNKVPALRTGTYRTVLVDDEAGVLVFERALGDERVYVVMNRSRSARRVVFAVDEALEGRALADLLSGGFTVREAQAGRPGLQYTPTRRHPGSVALGQFGFHADAYSTAILIDPQALSE